GTAGTGTGCAGCTAAGGAAGATATCATCAACTTTAATATAGTGTAACTGGGTTAACGTGGGGGTCTAGACTTGATCATGCAATATCAACCCCTCATCACGCCCACTCAAGCATTTAAACAGGACACCCCCATCCACATTACTTGATACACTTGAATAGACTTAAATCTGAGACCAACATGCCCACCCTCTACAGCTACAAAGAATCCGGCAACAGCTACAAAGTCCGGCTGCTAGCCGCCTTCCTGAACATTCAACTAGAGATAATAGAAgtcgacttcctcaacgACGAGCAGCACGGCGAGAAATTCCTCTCTATCAATCCCAAAGGCGAAGTCCCtgtcctcgtcgacaacGACGTAGTCCTCACAGACTCCGCCGCAATCCTAGTCTACCTCGCCGGGAAACACGCCCGCCCGGACGAGAAGGGATGGTGGGCAACCGATATCACCGAGCAAGCACACATCACCGAGTGGTTAGCATTCGCCGCAAGCTGGGTGCAGTATGGCGTCTTCACTGCTCGCGCGATCCTATCGTTCGGGGGTCCGTATAACGGGCTGGGAACGGCGAGTACAGACCAAACACTGAAGGAATCGCAGACGCGCGGTGTCAAATCGTTGCAGGTCCTGGATAAGGTCCTGGGAGAATCGCCATGGTTGGCACTGGGTCGTCCGACTATTGCCGATATCGCGGTCTTTGTTTATGTTGCTCTGGCGCCGATGGGGGACGTCTCTCTGGAGCCGTTTGAGAATGTTAGGAGCTGGATCGAGCGGATTAAGGAATTACCAGGATTTATCCCGATTGATGGCCTGAGCGATCCTCTATATAGGAGACGGTGAACTATCAGTGGGAAGGGTAATTATAAGGAGGGCGTGGAGTTTAAGTGTACATATCGGAATAGGACATATACCATAGAATCGGAATTATGAATCTCGGATTTAGTTACGAAATTTACGGCATTTCAAGGCTGAGCAGGTGGAGACCAATTCTTCAGCccctgagtctgagtctgcaGATGAAGCTCTGATTTGCAGCCTCGACCACATCTGATAACTTGACCCACTGCGAGATAACCTGCCCACGCGTCGTTCCAAATAGCTGGTCCGACATCCCTCAAGAATCTCTCGACTGCAATCTGCATACATGAGAAGCTGCAAAGATACACACCATATCTGATGTTGCGCTCATACTGGCTTGGCTGTTTCCTGTGACCAAAGAAGCCATCTTATGGCTGTCTCCCTTGTGTATCGACAACCAAATATAGCTGACATATCCGTATCACAATGGATCTTGGACTCCGCTGGAATGGTTCGGAAAACCCGAGTCGAGTGGCTCCAGCTGCACCGATGCCGCAGCCAGTGCTTCAGTATAAAGCGAACTACTGTCTCAAGTCTTAGACTATTCTGCAGTATATGCCGCGTCGTCCTATTTATTGAGGGACCTCCCCCGTTTATACGTTGGGAATTTTTCgcctcgatatcctcttATAAATCGACACTATGAGGCTCCTCAATGTAGGCCTCCTGGCCGCAGCAGCCCTAGCAAACGGAATAGAAGCATCAGGGAAtacctcaacctcaacctcttcatctcTGCTCTCCTCCGGAAATCTAAACCTGGGCGCGTACCAATCCGCCTACGAAAAGGCCAAAACGCTAGTGTCCAGCCTCAACACCACTGAGAAGATCACCGTCATCACCGGCGGCTCCATCGATGGCGTCTGGACAGCCCTAGAAAGCAAAGACGGGATGAGCTCCGTCAACCAGCAGTACTACGTCTCCAGCTTCCCGCTCGACAATGCACTGGCCATGACTTGGAACCGCAGTCTCGCCTATGACCAGTTCCTTGCTACAGGGAAGGAGTTTTACGGGGTGGGCTATAACCTTGTTAACGGCCCCGTGTCTGGTCCCCTTGGTCGCACGCCCTGGGGTGGTAGAGGCGTTGAGTCGTTCTCCCCGGATCCGTACTTATCCGGTATCTTTACCGGCGAGGCAATTTCGGGCCAGAATGCAGCTGGTGTTGTTTCGACGGGTCGACACTTCCTCTTGAATGAACAGGAGACGAAccggatggggatgggggatAGCGAGTCGTACTCGGCGAATGCGGGCGACAAGGCCACGCACGAGCTGTATCTCTGGCCGTTTGCCGACGCAGTCAAAGCCGGCATGGGAGCGCTCATGTGCGGCATGAACCGGGTGAACGGGACGTATTCCTGCGAGAGCAGTGCCATCCTCGACCGCATGCTGAAGACCGAGTTGGGCTTTCCGGGTCTCGTGCTGGGGGACGTCGGTGGACAGAAAACGGCTTATAACGCCGCCAATGCGGGCTTGGATTATGGGTCGAGCCAGTACTGGTCTGACGATATCATCACGGCTGGCCTGCGCAATGGATCTCTAACTGAGGCTCGGTTGGATGATATGGTTATGCGCAATGTCATCGGATTCTTCTATGTAGGGCTCGACGACGGAAAGCAGCCCTCTGTTGCTGCTACCACTGACGACCGACGCGTGCGGGCAAACCACTCTAAGCTGATCAGGCAAGCTGGCGCTGAATCCCTTGTGCTCCTGAAGAACACCGCCGGCGCAAATAGTGGTCTCCCACTGAGCGAGGGTGGCTCGGTATCCATCTTCGGCGCGCACGCAGGCTCAGGCATCGCCGGACCAAACCACGCATTCAGCATCATGGGCTCCGACGGGGATACCTACGAAGGGCATCTCACCAACCCGACCGGCTCGGGTGCAGGATCCGCAGCATACATCATCTCACCGCAGATAGCTCTAACCATGCGCCAGCGCGAGAGCGGCGGTATGCTGTGGTGGATTACAAACGACACGTACTCCGGCAGCACCAGCTCAGGAATGGGTGGAGCTGGGGCCATTGGTGGCGCTGGTTCAGGGACATCAGAGAGCTACTCGTATGCCAACTACGCCAGTAGTTCCGACGCATGCCTCGTGTTCCTAAATGCCTTCTCCGGGGAGGGCGCAGACCGCGGGGAGCTATACAACTCCGAGCAGGATGCGATGGTCCTCGAGGTAGCATCGAACTGCAACAATACCATCGTCGTTATTAACACTGTCGGTCCCCGGCTAGTGGAGAAATGGATCGAGAATGACAATGTGACCGCTGTTCTCTATGGCGGACTACTCGGCCAGGAATCCGGCTTCGCCATCACGGACGTCCTCTATGGCGACGTGAACCCGAGTGGAAAGCTCACGCATACGATCGCCAAGAAGGCGAGTGCCTACCCAGCTTCGATATGCGAGACTACGAATTGCAATTTCACGGAAGGCGTGTATATCGATTACCGCTGGTTCGACGCGAGGAATAGCACGCCGAGATATGCCTTTGGGCATGGACTTTCGTATACAACATTCGGTTACGGTGCGGTTCGCGCGAGAATAACGGATGCAGCAGCTCTCGATTCTAAGTATCCGACGGGACCTCTCGGCCTAGGTGGGTATGAGGATCTCTTTGATGAGGTGGTAGAGGTTACCACTACGCTCTCGAATACCGGGGGCGTGGATGGTGCGGAGGTTGCGCAGCTGTATGTTACTTTCCCCCCTGAGGCGGCACAGCCGGTTCGTGTTTTGCGTGGGTTTGAGAAGGTTCAGGTGCCTGTCGGTGAGGATGCTCAGGTGTCGTTCTCCCTGCGACGGAGGGATCTCAGCTATTGGGATGTGAGGGCGCAGCAATGGGCGGTTGCGCGGGGGGTGTACAAGTTTTCGGTTGCTGCGAGTTCAGTGGATATTCGGGGCACAGCGACAGTTAAGATCTGATCTGGGTGGAATGAGACGATATGAATAGACTACTGGGTTAATCGAATATAGACTAAACCTGTATGAATGCTGTATAGCTTTGTGCTGGAAAAAGGATCGAGAATTGCTGGAACTGAGAACTGATTTAACGTTAGTTTATATACACTTTTGTATGCTTCCCCAGCAGTATCACCTCTTGCACTGATCCCTGTGCCACTGATCTACGAATTAACCGTGAACCTGAGCTGCTTGTGATGCCCGCCGCGACCACCGTCCCACTCCTTCAGCTTAATATAACCACCTCCCCCGTCAGAGTCCCAGTTAGGACCATAGTTCGGTGACTGGGGAGCTGTTTTCTTCACGCCAAACAGTGAAAGGAGACCCGTAGTTTCTGGCTAAACCGCAACTCTAATTAGTCTTTGGCGAACTGCCAACTTAGTTGGACGGAAGACACACCGAAACAGTCTTAATCCCCTTCCAGTGCCCAGTAGGGGCATCGCCGGAAACAAGCTCTAACGCTTCAGTGTCGTCGTCCACATGGAGCCAGCGCCTGGAGTCGCCAGAGCCCGTAAAAATGTGGCCGTCGTCATCGACTTCAAAGGTTGCGCAGGTACTATCGCGAAGCCTAGCCCTGCTATCGAGACAGGCTGTGTCGCTGTTGTCGGATGAAATCGTCCCCGGCTCGTTACTGGGGAGATCGATCCATTTTCCCTGCGCGACGACGGGAGTGACCAGGGCGAGCGAAACGGCGGCGTAGATGCTAAGGCAGCGCATGGTGATTGAGATATGTCATGGCTGATTACAGGATATGTAGGACGGGGGATTACTGCTTTATACGTGTGAGATTCTAGGTTGGGGTGAGATCATGGTGGAAGTAGGGTTAGCTGGTTGAGATCGCGGTGCCATGGTTAGGATCTGACAAACAAGCACATTATAGCTAGAATCGCCGTTTCCGGGGTGTCGGCGGTTGGAAGCTGCTCTATATTCCGGAAACCCGGCGGTTTCCATTGGATGTGTGTTTtgcttgttgaagatgtcAGAGCACTGTCATACTGATCTGGCTATATCGGTGAAATTGCTGCAAAGTGCTGACTGACGGAAATGCGCGCCACTCCGACCGAACCTTAATACAATGCGTTCGATCACACGATACGGGTCTGTTGGGTAGTTACCGAGAGCGTCTTGCTTGTGGCGGGTTGCCGGATTAGAGTTACCTGGGACGTCATGACTTGATATCGCGTCGACTTGGAGATTTGATCCACGAGATATGAACATGATATAACCGCAAATAGCTGATTGGCCCAATAGAATGGCCTATACACCCTACAGTGCTCTATGAAATATCATGGGAAAGAAATCCACCTTGCGCCAGAGCATATAGGGTAGCGATACCATGCCATTGCATATTTTATGGTCTGTCTTGGTTTGCTCTCGTGATCTAATCGAAGGAAAGCCAGGCTGAGCCGTCATCGCCCAGATTAAAGTGGCCTATCTGGTCACGAAGACCGCGCAGTTATTCTCTGTTAAGTAGCCACGTTCGTCGAGGCAGCTTTAGCCGGCATCAAACCTCCAGACACTAATGACACCCCAGGAGCCACTGGGGACATATCCAGTCGCCGGGCTTCTGACAAACCCCAGCGGCTCGGAACGAACCGACGGTGATGTGCTTGTTCGCCGAGCATGTCGGATATCGCATTTAGCTTCGCCCTCGACATGTCAAGCTCCGCAGTGAACTCTAACCAAGATAAAGCCAGTATCAAAACTCAACGCGAGACCGGAATGTACCGACGCTGCTATCGACTGATGGAGATTTACCCCTATAACACCGTATGGGACCAGAAAGTGCAATTCGTGTCAGATGTAATTACCGGTAAATAAGGATCTGTAGGATCATTTAACATGCTGGTGTTATGTGTCTAACGGCCCGGAAAACAAGTCCGGGTCAGACTGATTAGAGCAAATCCGAGTGTGAGAACTGTCTTGCTAGCCACTTAATATAGCAGAATTGTAGGCGAGATGCCCTTCCATCATTCACAAATGGAGGCCTGTTTAATGATACAGGCGTGGCTGATTATCGACCAGGTTTAAACAATCTCCGTCGGTCCACAGAAAGTGAATAACCATCGCTTCACCACCCACATTCCTATCTCCTGGaacccagcagccactgccACAACAAGACTAAACATTCATTCTTCCTGATTCGTGCACCAGGCAGGCTGGTGGAAATTCCATGTCAACAGGGACTACACCGCGTTCATACTCGAAGGGAAGGGAATGTCGAATGTCTCATGCAATATTCATGCCAGATGGTGAACCGATCAGTGCTGCAAGTACCTACCCCAGCTTGAATCTCCCCTCATTCCCTGTGCCCAGAACAAGGGGACAAGTTGGAATTCGCTGGCATCATTCCTGAAGTGAACCCTTAATCGTTATTCTCATGGCCGGTATGTTGATGGAATGTCTATCCCATCCCTCGAATACTTCATATCCTGTCCACTCATCGCGACCCTCGCCAACAATCTCATTCTGCTCAACCGAAGAAATGACGATTGGTCAATCTGAAGATGTAAGGGACCAGCTTCAACGGTCGGCGGCATGTTAGATGTGGCGCGAACCTGGAGACCTCGTTGCCTTGGCCCCAGAGTCCAGGAATGTGCCTTGATTTGTATACTGTAGGGGCCCTTTATTACTGTCTACGTCGTCCTTTGAACATGCTTCAACCATCGTGTCTGCTTTTATCTCCTAAAGCCGTGTCAATCTTTTGCCAAAACCATGAAGCCAACAACTGCCCTTCTCGGGTCCCTTCTGGGTGTCCTCGGAACCCACGCACAGGATACATGTGAACGAACCAAGGTCGCTGTTCTGTCAGTCCTCCCTAGGTTTTCACTGATTAAGGCATCTTCTAATATTCTCCAGaggtgctggtgttgctggagtCCAGGCAGCGGTAAGTAGTTGGTGACATCTTCAACCAAACTGTTTCTAAACGTTTGCAGCATTCACTCGCAAACAACGGCGTCGATGACTTCGTTGTCCTCGAGTACCAAGACCGCATTGGCGGGCGCATGCACGATGTCCCTTTCGGAGAAGGACCTGATGGGAAGCCCTATATCGTCGAGGCAGGGGCCAACTGGGTATGCCTATGAAGTCCTCTGTCTAGCAAGGAGACACTGACGCATGCAATATTAGGTACAAGGTACCGTTACTGACGGGGGCCCTGAAAACCCTATACACACTCTGGTAAGTCACCCCGGTCTTGGTTTGTGACGTGCTGACTGGTGGATcaggccgagaagaacaATATTACATGGCTGTAGGTAGACAGTCTCTTCATTTGAACATTAAGCTAACCTCCCAGTTTAACCGATCAAACATCCCTCGCCATGTTCGATAACAACGGCCCGACGGATTTCGGATATGCCATCGAAGAGTTCGAAGACGCCATGGAAAGGGTCGGCCGCGATGCCGGCGCTCTGCTGGTCGACAATCTCCAAGACCGAACCTACCGCTCGGGGTTTCGCTACTTGGGCTGGAATCCAGCCAAGAACGACTCCTACCGCCAGACCGCGGAGTGGTGGCTCTTTGATGGCGAATTCGTGTATACGCCCGAGGAGAGCTCGGAGATCTTCACGTCTGTTGCGGAAAACGCGACGTTCAACTACTTCTCACTCGATAATCACTTCGTGTACGACCAGCGCGGGTTCGCCACCATCATCCGTGAACAGGCAAAGACATTCCTGTCCGAGAATGACCCTCGCCTGCGTCTTAACACCGAGGTCACCGGCGTAGACTACAACAAGGACTCGGTCACAGTCCACACCAAGGATGGCTCTTGCATCCACGCCGACTACGCCATTCTCACATTCTCTCTAGGCGTGCTCCAGCGCGGTGGACTGCAATTTAACCCCCCGCTGCCAGACTGGAAATCCGCCGCCATCAGCAGCTTCGATATTGGCACATACACCAAGATCTTCATGCAGTTCGACGAGCCTTTCTGGAACGAGACGCAGTATCTCATCTATGCTGACCCTGAGACCCGGGGGTACTACCCCGAATACCAGCCTCTGGACCTCGAAGGTGTCCTCGAGGACTCGGGGCTCCTCGTTGCAACCGTCGTCAACGACCAGTCATACCGAGTCGAAGCCCAATCCAACGAGGAAACCCAGGCAGAGGTCATGGCCGTTCTCCGATCAATGTACGGCGACAATATCTCAGACCCAAAGCACCTGTGGTATAAACGCTGGACCCAAACACCTTGGTACGTCCCCTTCCTGATTATATCCCTCCTAGTTTGCTAACCCCAGCAGGGCATACGGATCCTACTCCAACTGGCCACCAGCAACAAGTCTACAATCCCACCAGAACCTGCGCT
The nucleotide sequence above comes from Aspergillus puulaauensis MK2 DNA, chromosome 3, nearly complete sequence. Encoded proteins:
- a CDS encoding glutathione S-transferase family protein (COG:O;~EggNog:ENOG410PHHE;~InterPro:IPR036249,IPR040079,IPR036282,IPR010987, IPR004045,IPR004046;~PFAM:PF13409,PF00043,PF14497,PF13417,PF13410, PF02798;~go_function: GO:0005515 - protein binding [Evidence IEA];~go_process: GO:0006749 - glutathione metabolic process [Evidence IEA]) yields the protein MPTLYSYKESGNSYKVRLLAAFLNIQLEIIEVDFLNDEQHGEKFLSINPKGEVPVLVDNDVVLTDSAAILVYLAGKHARPDEKGWWATDITEQAHITEWLAFAASWVQYGVFTARAILSFGGPYNGLGTASTDQTLKESQTRGVKSLQVLDKVLGESPWLALGRPTIADIAVFVYVALAPMGDVSLEPFENVRSWIERIKELPGFIPIDGLSDPLYRRR
- a CDS encoding uncharacterized protein (CAZy:GH3;~COG:G;~EggNog:ENOG410PVVB;~InterPro:IPR017853,IPR036962,IPR002772,IPR036881, IPR026891,IPR013783,IPR001764;~PFAM:PF14310,PF00933,PF01915;~SECRETED:SignalP(1-20);~go_function: GO:0004553 - hydrolase activity, hydrolyzing O-glycosyl compounds [Evidence IEA];~go_process: GO:0005975 - carbohydrate metabolic process [Evidence IEA]): MRLLNVGLLAAAALANGIEASGNTSTSTSSSLLSSGNLNLGAYQSAYEKAKTLVSSLNTTEKITVITGGSIDGVWTALESKDGMSSVNQQYYVSSFPLDNALAMTWNRSLAYDQFLATGKEFYGVGYNLVNGPVSGPLGRTPWGGRGVESFSPDPYLSGIFTGEAISGQNAAGVVSTGRHFLLNEQETNRMGMGDSESYSANAGDKATHELYLWPFADAVKAGMGALMCGMNRVNGTYSCESSAILDRMLKTELGFPGLVLGDVGGQKTAYNAANAGLDYGSSQYWSDDIITAGLRNGSLTEARLDDMVMRNVIGFFYVGLDDGKQPSVAATTDDRRVRANHSKLIRQAGAESLVLLKNTAGANSGLPLSEGGSVSIFGAHAGSGIAGPNHAFSIMGSDGDTYEGHLTNPTGSGAGSAAYIISPQIALTMRQRESGGMLWWITNDTYSGSTSSGMGGAGAIGGAGSGTSESYSYANYASSSDACLVFLNAFSGEGADRGELYNSEQDAMVLEVASNCNNTIVVINTVGPRLVEKWIENDNVTAVLYGGLLGQESGFAITDVLYGDVNPSGKLTHTIAKKASAYPASICETTNCNFTEGVYIDYRWFDARNSTPRYAFGHGLSYTTFGYGAVRARITDAAALDSKYPTGPLGLGGYEDLFDEVVEVTTTLSNTGGVDGAEVAQLYVTFPPEAAQPVRVLRGFEKVQVPVGEDAQVSFSLRRRDLSYWDVRAQQWAVARGVYKFSVAASSVDIRGTATVKI
- a CDS encoding uncharacterized protein (SECRETED:SignalP(1-20)) — protein: MRCLSIYAAVSLALVTPVVAQGKWIDLPSNEPGTISSDNSDTACLDSRARLRDSTCATFEVDDDGHIFTGSGDSRRWLHVDDDTEALELVSGDAPTGHWKGIKTVSPETTGLLSLFGVKKTAPQSPNYGPNWDSDGGGGYIKLKEWDGGRGGHHKQLRFTVNS
- a CDS encoding uncharacterized protein (COG:Q;~EggNog:ENOG410PIQH;~InterPro:IPR001613,IPR036188,IPR002937;~PFAM:PF13450,PF01593;~SECRETED:SignalP(1-19);~go_function: GO:0016491 - oxidoreductase activity [Evidence IEA];~go_process: GO:0055114 - oxidation-reduction process [Evidence IEA]), yielding MKPTTALLGSLLGVLGTHAQDTCERTKVAVLGAGVAGVQAAHSLANNGVDDFVVLEYQDRIGGRMHDVPFGEGPDGKPYIVEAGANWVQGTVTDGGPENPIHTLAEKNNITWLLTDQTSLAMFDNNGPTDFGYAIEEFEDAMERVGRDAGALLVDNLQDRTYRSGFRYLGWNPAKNDSYRQTAEWWLFDGEFVYTPEESSEIFTSVAENATFNYFSLDNHFVYDQRGFATIIREQAKTFLSENDPRLRLNTEVTGVDYNKDSVTVHTKDGSCIHADYAILTFSLGVLQRGGLQFNPPLPDWKSAAISSFDIGTYTKIFMQFDEPFWNETQYLIYADPETRGYYPEYQPLDLEGVLEDSGLLVATVVNDQSYRVEAQSNEETQAEVMAVLRSMYGDNISDPKHLWYKRWTQTPWAYGSYSNWPPATSLQSHQNLRSNVGNLFFAGEATSQEFFGYLQGAYFEGTHTGAFIASCLSGSGNCTVSDEQKKYPVLTGVTPYNLYNWDNGWFADAVK